One Pseudonocardia sediminis DNA window includes the following coding sequences:
- a CDS encoding DUF5131 family protein, which translates to MTTSIEWTEATWNPTTGCDRVSPGCDNCYAMTMAKRLKGMGKAKYQNDGDPKTSGPGFGITEHPSALNLPMRWRKPRKVFVNSMSDLFHAGVSDEFIARVFATMALASQHTYQILTKRHARMRSLLSSPAFEESVRLKVRHYDATEVHHREVANWPLPNVWLGVSVEDQKRADLRVPALLNTPAAVRFLSCEPLLGSVDLAATMRRVEPGEEHPWTGDRLRVADVLHWVIVGGESGPGHRPMHTAWARQLRDQCVAAEVPFLFKQWGGATPKADGRELDGRTWDEYPTVSS; encoded by the coding sequence ATGACAACCAGCATCGAATGGACCGAGGCGACGTGGAATCCGACCACCGGATGTGACCGTGTCTCGCCCGGCTGCGACAACTGCTACGCGATGACCATGGCTAAGCGACTCAAGGGCATGGGGAAGGCGAAGTATCAGAACGACGGCGACCCGAAGACCAGTGGTCCCGGTTTCGGAATCACCGAGCACCCGTCTGCACTGAACCTTCCGATGCGGTGGCGCAAGCCTCGCAAGGTGTTCGTGAACAGCATGTCGGACTTGTTCCACGCGGGTGTCTCGGATGAGTTCATCGCGCGGGTGTTCGCGACGATGGCTCTGGCCTCGCAGCACACGTATCAGATCCTTACGAAACGCCACGCTCGCATGCGCTCCCTCCTGTCGAGTCCGGCTTTTGAGGAGTCGGTCCGGCTGAAGGTGCGGCACTACGACGCGACCGAGGTCCATCACCGCGAGGTGGCGAATTGGCCGCTGCCGAATGTCTGGCTGGGCGTCTCCGTAGAGGACCAGAAGCGCGCTGATCTCCGGGTCCCCGCGCTGCTCAATACTCCGGCCGCCGTCCGCTTCCTGTCGTGTGAGCCGCTGCTCGGCTCCGTCGACTTAGCCGCCACGATGCGGCGGGTCGAGCCGGGTGAAGAGCATCCGTGGACTGGGGATCGGCTGCGTGTCGCTGATGTTCTTCATTGGGTGATCGTCGGCGGCGAGTCAGGGCCCGGGCATCGCCCGATGCACACCGCATGGGCCCGGCAGCTCCGCGACCAGTGCGTCGCGGCCGAGGTGCCGTTTCTGTTCAAGCAGTGGGGCGGCGCCACGCCTAAGGCGGACGGCCGCGAGTTGGACGGCCGCACTTGGGACGAGTACCCGACGGTCTCGTCGTGA